One region of Rhodocaloribacter litoris genomic DNA includes:
- a CDS encoding heavy-metal-associated domain-containing protein, with product MNTSRGRRRVLPGGLAAAVVALCCVVPLPGLIPAARPAVPAEAGLKVAVFSIESPFCSGCVAGLKATVGELEGVKEVAVDVENHRLIVTFDEAGRTVEALQQAIVEATSFKIRLIEVRKATG from the coding sequence ATGAACACGAGCAGAGGACGTCGCCGGGTGCTTCCGGGCGGCCTCGCGGCGGCCGTGGTGGCGCTCTGTTGCGTCGTGCCGTTGCCGGGCCTGATCCCGGCCGCCCGGCCGGCGGTGCCTGCCGAAGCGGGTCTCAAGGTGGCGGTCTTCTCCATCGAAAGCCCGTTCTGCAGCGGCTGTGTCGCGGGTCTGAAAGCCACCGTAGGTGAGCTTGAAGGGGTGAAAGAGGTGGCGGTGGACGTGGAAAACCACCGGTTGATCGTCACCTTCGACGAAGCCGGGCGGACGGTCGAGGCGTTGCAGCAGGCCATCGTCGAAGCGACTTCCTTCAAGATCCGGCTCATCGAGGTCCGGAAAGCAACGGGCTGA